A single window of Dermacentor albipictus isolate Rhodes 1998 colony chromosome 1, USDA_Dalb.pri_finalv2, whole genome shotgun sequence DNA harbors:
- the LOC139049463 gene encoding uncharacterized protein isoform X1 produces MKSLLIALFVCGFAGTCIAGLVGGYGGGFGGGYGGGLGYGGGLGHGLGLVQTVPGPSFLVKTVHNVNRVSQGSTLYGRQSHGGYGGGYAGGVGLGGGYGGALVSGYSGGYGGGYGGGYAKVAVKG; encoded by the coding sequence CTCATTGCCCTTTTCGTCTGCGGCTTTGCCGGCACGTGCATTGCTGGTCTTGTTGGCGGATACGGCGGTGGCTTCGGCGGAGGATACGGGGGCGGCCTCGGATATGGAGGTGGTCTTGGTCATGGACTGGGCCTTGTACAGACTGTCCCTGGACCTTCCTTCCTAGTCAAAACCGTGCATAACGTGAACCGCGTGAGCCAAGGTTCTACCCTATACGGTCGCCAAAGCCACGGCGGATACGGCGGTGGATACGCCGGCGGTGTCGGACTCGGTGGTGGATACGGCGGTGCCCTCGTGAGCGGCTACAGCGGCGGCTACGGAGGAGGTTACGGTGGTGGCTACGCCAAGGTGGCCGTCAAGGGATAG
- the LOC139049463 gene encoding uncharacterized protein isoform X2: protein MILIALFVCGFAGTCIAGLVGGYGGGFGGGYGGGLGYGGGLGHGLGLVQTVPGPSFLVKTVHNVNRVSQGSTLYGRQSHGGYGGGYAGGVGLGGGYGGALVSGYSGGYGGGYGGGYAKVAVKG from the coding sequence CTCATTGCCCTTTTCGTCTGCGGCTTTGCCGGCACGTGCATTGCTGGTCTTGTTGGCGGATACGGCGGTGGCTTCGGCGGAGGATACGGGGGCGGCCTCGGATATGGAGGTGGTCTTGGTCATGGACTGGGCCTTGTACAGACTGTCCCTGGACCTTCCTTCCTAGTCAAAACCGTGCATAACGTGAACCGCGTGAGCCAAGGTTCTACCCTATACGGTCGCCAAAGCCACGGCGGATACGGCGGTGGATACGCCGGCGGTGTCGGACTCGGTGGTGGATACGGCGGTGCCCTCGTGAGCGGCTACAGCGGCGGCTACGGAGGAGGTTACGGTGGTGGCTACGCCAAGGTGGCCGTCAAGGGATAG